Proteins found in one Alicyclobacillus cycloheptanicus genomic segment:
- a CDS encoding MFS transporter, whose product MSQTGVDVAVVTGPWYRSVTSKQWHALVASNLGWLFDGYETYALILTVAVALKQLLPAVQLKAVPLYAGLTIGLTLLGWGVGGILGGIFADYFGRKKVMMWSILTYAFMTGISALSWSWTSFIILRILVGLCIGSEWGTGTSMVAEVFPMNTRAKAAGIMQSGLGIGFFIASLVWFFVGGAGPGAWRIMYLLGVLPALVLLWYRRNVDESGKWEEANSLRSQIREKHTQGISISEEEQKYAAFTMKALFSDPGLRKAAILGLLMSLTTTVGWWAISSWVPSYVGSLATTQGLSATHWSSLSGMVYNVGAIVGYILLGFLADVIGRKKTCLIYFGLSLILTPILFLWVHQLGAVLFLTAVNGLFTLGQYSWMPVWLPEFFPTPIRATGVSFVFNAARFVAFLGPLFAGYLITLLGGYSIAATLIGLIYILGFVCTFFCRETRGLPLPD is encoded by the coding sequence ATGAGCCAGACCGGTGTAGACGTCGCCGTGGTTACGGGACCATGGTACCGATCGGTCACTTCGAAACAGTGGCATGCGTTGGTCGCATCGAATTTGGGATGGCTGTTTGACGGCTATGAAACCTATGCTTTGATTTTGACGGTCGCCGTCGCGCTGAAACAACTGCTGCCTGCTGTGCAGCTGAAGGCGGTGCCGCTCTATGCAGGCCTTACGATTGGCTTGACCCTGCTGGGGTGGGGTGTGGGCGGGATTCTTGGCGGCATTTTTGCGGATTACTTTGGGCGCAAGAAAGTGATGATGTGGTCCATCTTGACCTACGCGTTCATGACCGGGATCAGCGCGCTTAGTTGGTCCTGGACGTCATTCATCATCCTTAGAATTCTGGTTGGCCTGTGCATTGGCTCCGAGTGGGGGACAGGAACCTCCATGGTGGCGGAAGTGTTTCCGATGAACACCCGGGCAAAGGCGGCGGGCATCATGCAGAGCGGCCTTGGCATCGGATTTTTCATTGCATCCCTGGTGTGGTTTTTTGTCGGAGGCGCTGGGCCGGGCGCATGGCGCATCATGTATCTGCTGGGTGTCCTGCCAGCCTTGGTGCTGCTGTGGTACCGGCGGAATGTGGATGAGTCAGGCAAGTGGGAAGAAGCCAACTCGCTTCGCAGCCAGATTCGGGAGAAACACACCCAAGGCATTTCCATTTCAGAAGAGGAACAGAAGTATGCGGCGTTCACCATGAAAGCGCTATTTTCCGATCCCGGCCTGCGGAAAGCAGCGATTCTTGGGCTGCTCATGTCCCTGACGACCACCGTCGGGTGGTGGGCGATTTCCTCATGGGTCCCTTCCTATGTTGGCTCGCTCGCAACAACACAAGGATTGTCCGCGACACATTGGTCGAGTTTAAGCGGCATGGTGTACAACGTCGGCGCCATTGTGGGGTACATCCTGCTGGGCTTTCTGGCGGACGTCATCGGGCGAAAGAAGACGTGCCTGATTTACTTTGGCCTATCGCTCATTCTTACGCCGATTTTGTTCCTGTGGGTCCATCAACTTGGCGCGGTCCTCTTCCTGACGGCTGTGAACGGACTGTTCACGCTGGGTCAATACTCCTGGATGCCCGTTTGGCTGCCTGAGTTTTTCCCCACACCGATTCGGGCGACCGGTGTCTCGTTTGTGTTCAATGCAGCGCGCTTTGTTGCCTTTTTGGGTCCGTTGTTTGCGGGGTACCTCATCACCTTGTTGGGTGGGTACAGTATCGCCGCCACGTTGATTGGACTGATTTACATTCTCGGCTTCGTGTGCACGTTCTTCTGCCGCGAAACGAGGGGCTTGCCGTTACCCGACTAG
- a CDS encoding MFS transporter yields the protein MVEQEPKSRWSVYQWAIVLMLLAALVISAIDRVNISITGSYWVKHHEMSSGQLGLIQSIFSWSLTLFLLVAGPIIDRVHPRRALPIGMVIWTVATWLSAVTLRIPVLSVFRALLGFGESALLPAAPKVVVETVLPKDRTKAISVYFTGNKLGPTIGLPLAAALLVALGWRSVFYVTGAFSLAWTLVWLLIYRRARASVAAKEPSGARTANVSWGQLFAYRSTWAMIVGQFGYLYVLYVFLTWMPGILVLQHHLSIGASGSLSALPFIVSIVTTILGGWLADAWVNHGGSRTVVRKTIIGGGLLLSTIFVTIAAYSSSTATVMWFLVLTMASMGLVTGSVNSLPMDLAGPEIVSSVSSLQNFGGNLGASFAPLITGMLYGSLHSFRVPLIITGGVALVGAAAYVFLLGRVEHTYQVKDHPAALAEPVTVE from the coding sequence ATGGTCGAACAGGAACCCAAGTCCCGTTGGTCGGTCTATCAATGGGCAATTGTACTCATGCTGCTCGCAGCGTTGGTTATCTCCGCCATTGACAGAGTGAATATTTCAATTACTGGTTCGTACTGGGTGAAGCATCATGAAATGTCCTCTGGACAACTGGGCCTGATTCAGTCGATTTTCAGTTGGTCGCTCACCCTGTTTTTATTGGTGGCCGGACCCATCATTGACAGGGTTCATCCGCGGCGAGCTCTGCCTATCGGTATGGTGATTTGGACTGTTGCCACCTGGTTGAGTGCGGTTACGTTGAGAATTCCGGTTCTTTCGGTATTTCGGGCACTTCTTGGCTTCGGTGAGTCGGCGCTGCTTCCGGCTGCGCCCAAAGTCGTTGTCGAGACGGTTCTCCCGAAGGACCGGACCAAAGCCATCAGTGTCTATTTCACGGGGAATAAACTGGGCCCGACGATTGGGCTGCCGTTGGCTGCCGCGCTGCTGGTTGCGCTCGGCTGGCGATCGGTGTTTTATGTCACCGGTGCGTTCAGTCTCGCATGGACGTTGGTCTGGCTGCTGATTTATCGGCGTGCACGGGCCTCGGTCGCCGCAAAGGAACCATCGGGCGCCCGCACCGCCAATGTTTCGTGGGGCCAATTGTTTGCGTATCGGAGTACTTGGGCCATGATTGTGGGTCAATTCGGATACCTCTATGTGCTCTATGTGTTTTTGACCTGGATGCCGGGGATTCTCGTGTTGCAGCATCATCTGAGTATCGGCGCAAGTGGGTCATTGAGTGCTTTACCGTTTATCGTGTCGATTGTGACGACGATTCTCGGTGGATGGTTGGCGGACGCCTGGGTCAATCATGGTGGAAGCCGCACGGTGGTGCGTAAGACCATCATTGGCGGTGGGCTGTTACTGAGCACCATTTTTGTCACGATCGCAGCGTACAGCTCATCTACTGCAACGGTGATGTGGTTCCTCGTCCTGACGATGGCGTCCATGGGGCTCGTCACCGGAAGCGTCAACTCGCTGCCTATGGATTTGGCGGGTCCCGAAATCGTATCGTCGGTGAGTTCTCTCCAGAATTTCGGCGGGAACCTCGGTGCGTCGTTTGCACCGCTGATTACGGGCATGCTGTACGGGTCACTGCATAGTTTTCGCGTTCCGCTCATCATTACGGGCGGTGTTGCCCTCGTCGGCGCTGCAGCCTATGTCTTTTTGCTGGGGAGAGTGGAGCACACCTATCAGGTGAAAGACCACCCCGCGGCGCTTGCCGAACCCGTGACAGTGGAGTGA
- a CDS encoding D-2-hydroxyacid dehydrogenase family protein: MKLQCAILDDYQGVALSMADWSSIEDTISVTAFQQHFADEDALVAAVSQCDIVVVMRERTPFHGALFERLPNLKLLVTTGMRNASIDLDAAKRHGVVVCGTESHSRAPAELTWALILGLAKNLVKENMELRRNGPWQSTVSTDLRGKTLGVLGLGRIGMQVAQIGLAFGMQVVAWSQNLTEDRANAAGARLAASKEALLREADFVTIHLVLSDRTRGLIGRRDLQLMRSTAYLINTSRSGIVDQAALQDALRRGLIAGAGLDVFDVEPLPSDHPYRSLPNVLATPHIGYVSQDTYQAWFTQVVEDIEAYLNGSPVRLLS; the protein is encoded by the coding sequence ATGAAGCTGCAGTGCGCTATCCTCGACGATTATCAAGGTGTCGCATTGTCCATGGCCGACTGGTCCTCCATTGAAGACACCATCAGCGTCACGGCTTTTCAGCAGCACTTCGCTGATGAGGATGCGCTCGTCGCAGCCGTGTCACAGTGTGACATCGTCGTCGTCATGCGCGAACGGACGCCGTTTCATGGGGCCTTGTTCGAACGACTGCCGAATCTCAAACTGCTCGTAACCACGGGCATGAGAAATGCGTCTATTGACTTGGATGCTGCAAAACGGCACGGGGTTGTCGTTTGCGGTACGGAGAGTCATTCGAGGGCACCCGCCGAACTCACGTGGGCCCTCATTTTGGGGTTGGCGAAGAACTTGGTGAAAGAAAACATGGAATTGCGCAGGAACGGACCCTGGCAAAGTACCGTCAGCACAGACTTGCGAGGGAAAACCCTGGGTGTGCTGGGGCTCGGCCGCATTGGTATGCAAGTGGCCCAAATCGGCCTTGCCTTCGGGATGCAGGTCGTCGCGTGGAGTCAAAACCTGACGGAAGACCGGGCCAACGCAGCGGGTGCCCGACTGGCTGCTTCGAAGGAAGCGCTCCTGCGCGAAGCGGATTTCGTCACCATCCACCTGGTACTCAGCGACCGCACAAGAGGGTTGATAGGCCGCCGCGATCTGCAGCTCATGCGCTCCACCGCATATCTCATTAACACCTCCCGCAGCGGCATTGTCGACCAGGCCGCATTACAGGACGCCCTCCGACGCGGCCTGATTGCCGGCGCCGGTTTGGATGTGTTCGATGTGGAACCGCTCCCGAGCGACCACCCGTATCGGTCGCTGCCCAATGTTTTGGCGACGCCGCATATCGGATATGTCAGTCAAGACACCTATCAAGCCTGGTTTACGCAGGTTGTCGAAGACATCGAAGCCTATCTAAACGGCAGTCCAGTCCGTTTGTTGTCGTGA
- a CDS encoding RidA family protein, translated as MKESVSTNQAPAPAGPYSQAIKTRNRIYVSGQRPVDVQTGEMPPDVSGQTRQVLENVKAVLEAAQATLDDVVKVNVYLANIEDFDAFNAVYREFFKEPYPARTTIGAALRKILVEIDVIAEIGREESVI; from the coding sequence TTGAAAGAATCCGTTTCCACGAACCAGGCCCCCGCGCCAGCGGGTCCGTATTCACAGGCCATCAAGACGCGAAATCGAATCTATGTATCCGGACAACGACCGGTGGATGTCCAGACCGGGGAGATGCCACCCGACGTATCCGGCCAGACGCGTCAAGTCTTGGAGAACGTCAAGGCCGTTCTGGAAGCCGCCCAGGCGACGCTCGATGACGTGGTCAAAGTGAACGTCTATCTTGCGAATATTGAAGATTTTGATGCGTTTAACGCCGTCTACCGTGAATTTTTCAAGGAACCGTACCCGGCTCGAACCACCATCGGGGCAGCGTTGCGAAAGATTCTGGTGGAAATTGATGTGATTGCGGAGATTGGACGGGAAGAGAGTGTGATTTGA
- a CDS encoding RraA family protein, whose translation MSTNKEGPRAAIGSHQPAHIGELPEVDLAMTEGWGDIPGLSSTISDILDDLGYHLCVSCTAMPARSTGRCVVGRAVTLRYLPERRVRESASDGLIHQSALQHVSPGDVLVIEGDGAGQYSVFGGMAAHRAVQRGIAGVVVDGAVRDVDQITDEQLPVWSTGVTCVTGRGRLQGVGINVPIRIQRVQVCPGDIVIADDSGICFVPPEVLPEVGRRLNEILAEERRILGTR comes from the coding sequence ATGTCAACAAATAAGGAAGGTCCGCGCGCAGCGATTGGTTCTCATCAGCCTGCGCACATTGGAGAACTTCCCGAGGTGGACTTGGCGATGACGGAAGGCTGGGGTGACATCCCGGGTCTCTCGTCTACGATTTCCGATATTCTCGATGACTTGGGGTATCACCTTTGCGTGTCATGCACCGCCATGCCCGCACGCTCAACAGGGCGGTGCGTCGTCGGGCGAGCCGTCACACTGCGTTACCTGCCCGAACGGCGTGTCCGTGAATCCGCCTCGGATGGGCTGATTCATCAATCTGCACTCCAGCATGTATCCCCCGGAGACGTGCTGGTGATCGAAGGGGATGGCGCGGGGCAGTATTCCGTTTTCGGCGGCATGGCCGCACATCGAGCGGTTCAGCGGGGCATCGCGGGTGTCGTCGTGGATGGAGCCGTGCGCGATGTCGATCAAATTACCGATGAACAACTGCCGGTGTGGTCCACCGGCGTTACGTGTGTCACGGGGCGCGGACGTCTTCAAGGGGTGGGCATCAATGTTCCCATCCGAATTCAGCGTGTCCAGGTGTGCCCGGGAGACATCGTGATCGCGGATGACAGCGGCATCTGTTTTGTACCGCCCGAAGTTCTGCCGG